CGACCCGCTGGCTTTTGTGCGCACCAATGTGCTGGGTACCGTGTATCTGTTGAACGCGGCCAAAAACCTCTGGAAGCCCAACGGCTTTGAAGGCCATACGTTTTACCACGTCAGCACCGACGAGGTATACGGCTCGCTCGACTTCGGCCCCGAGCTGTTTACCGAAGAAACTTCCTATGACCCCCGCTCGCCCTACTCGGCTTCCAAGGCCAGCTCCGACCACTTTGTGCGCGCCTGGTACCACACCTACGGCCTGCCGATTAAGCTGAGCAACTGCTCAAACAACTACGGCCCCAACCACTTTCCCGAAAAGCTCATCCCGCTAGCCATTCACCGCCTGCGCACCGGCCAGAAAGTGCCCGTGTATGGCAAGGGTGAAAATGTGCGCGACTGGCTTTTCGTGAAAGACCACGCTACGGCCATCGACGCGGTGTTTCACCAAGGTAAGCTGGGCGACACCTACAACATCGGCGGCGTAAACGAGTGGCAGAACCTGAAGCTCATCGAGCTGCTCTGCGATGTAGTGGACGAGAAAACCGGCCAGCCGGCCGGCACCTCGCGCCAGCTCATCACTTTCGTCACCGACCGCGCCGGCCACGACATGCGCTATGCCATCGACTCCAGCAAAATCATGAATGAGCTGGGCTGGAAGCCGAGCGTGACCTTCGAGCAGGGCCTGAGCCAGAC
The genomic region above belongs to Hymenobacter sp. BRD128 and contains:
- the rfbB gene encoding dTDP-glucose 4,6-dehydratase; translated protein: MKILITGGAGFIGSHVVRLFVTKYPGYQILNLDALTYAGNLENLRDIEHAPNYKFIKGDIADQAFVDQLFATEEPDAVIHLAAESHVDRSITDPLAFVRTNVLGTVYLLNAAKNLWKPNGFEGHTFYHVSTDEVYGSLDFGPELFTEETSYDPRSPYSASKASSDHFVRAWYHTYGLPIKLSNCSNNYGPNHFPEKLIPLAIHRLRTGQKVPVYGKGENVRDWLFVKDHATAIDAVFHQGKLGDTYNIGGVNEWQNLKLIELLCDVVDEKTGQPAGTSRQLITFVTDRAGHDMRYAIDSSKIMNELGWKPSVTFEQGLSQTVDWYLANQEWLDNVTSGAYQDYNQKQYGNR